The region GGAGACAGCAACCAGTACAGTCCCATCGAGGCGACACCGCCGACCACGCCCCAGATCCAGAGTCGGAGCGTGGCCGGAACGGCACCACTGCTGGCGCCATCGATCCAGTAGAACAGCGGTGCCGGCAGGTCGAGAAGGCCCATGCTCACCGGCTTACGGCGCCTGTTTGTCGTTGGTGGCGCTGTTGTCCTTGCCGTTGTTGGCGGCCGCCTTGCGCTGCTTGAGCATCTTGCGCACCGGCCACATCACGATGAACGCCACGGCCGCGAAGATCGCGGCGACCAACGCCCACAGGGCGCTGAGCAGGCTCAGGCCGGCGCCGGGGCCGACGTAGGCCTGGGCCGGAACGGCAACCACGGCGAGGGCCAGGGCCAGCGGGGCGAGTTGGGCGACACGACGGCTCAGGTTCGGATTTTGGGCTTTCATGATCTAGCCTCCTTGGGGGGTCTTCAGGGTATTCCGGAAATCGGCATCCAGCATCGTCGGGTCTACCCGATGGGCGCCGGAGATGATCGGGATATAGGCATCCTTGTCGCCGCGCCGTTCGGGATTCATGTACTCCCAGGCGATGCGATTGTCCGGGGTGACTTCGAGCATGCGCCCATTCTGGGCGTCGCTGATCAGGGTGTTGCCGTTGGCGAGACGTTCCTGTACACCGCGAATGACGCTGTGGAACGGCTTGTCCTCGGTGCCGGTATAGCTCCAGCTCACTTCATAGGTCTTGGGGTCGAACTCCAGGATCTTGGAACGGCCGCCGGGACCGAAGTGCCCGTTGTTGTCGAACAGCAGGAAGTGGCCGTTCGGCAGCATGTCGGGATCGTGCTGGCCGATCCACGGGCCACGGATCGCCCAACTCATCTTTTCCTGTTCGAGATCGATCAGGGCAAGTGCGCCCGGTTCGCGCATGGAGATCAGCACCTGACCTTCCTTGGCGAAGTCGAAGACTGCGGCCATCTCGGCGGTAACGTAGTCCACGCCGTTGGTGTGCAGGAAATCGCCGGCGTCGAGCAGGTACCAGGGCACGATGTCGAGCATGCCGCGGAACGGCGAATTGACGAAGGTCTCCAGCAGCGGAATCTTCTTGAGCTGCTTGCCTTCGGGCGACAGTTCCACCAGATAGTCGTCGATGCGTGGCGGCTGCAGGAAGGTCGCTTTTTCGATCACGTGGTGCGTGATCGCATGGGTCAGGGTGAACACCCGACCGTCCGGTGCGATGTCGATATCGTGGTGGCCGCGTTCCAGGTACTTCCAGATCAGCTTGGAATCGCGATCCATCTTGACCAGGCCATAGCCGTGCGGGGTGTCGCCGACACCGTCGTAGACCACCAGCAGGTCACCATTCGGATACATCAGCGCCTTGCGGAAATAGGTGTTGACGTCGTCGACCGGATCGGTGACGGCCGAACTCTTGTCCCACACCTTGCTGTAGGGCATGTACCACTCGTGAACCACATTGCCCTGGAAGTCGATCAGGAACGCTTTCTGGGTATGGCCGGAGGTGTATAGGGTCAGGCCGCTCTGGACCAGGTCCGGGTCAAAACTCACGACACCACGTTGCGGCGTGCTGGCTTTCCCGTAGAGGTCGGTCTTGACCGGATCGATATAGTCGGTGCGCTGGTGGATCAGCGCGTTGCCGGCGAGGTAGGCGTCCCGGAAAAGCTCGTAAGGAAAGACCTTGCCGAGCACCACGAAGCTACCGGCGCAAAACGC is a window of Banduia mediterranea DNA encoding:
- a CDS encoding arylsulfotransferase family protein translates to MLDRVGDALYKLVLILCVAFLAFCAGSFVVLGKVFPYELFRDAYLAGNALIHQRTDYIDPVKTDLYGKASTPQRGVVSFDPDLVQSGLTLYTSGHTQKAFLIDFQGNVVHEWYMPYSKVWDKSSAVTDPVDDVNTYFRKALMYPNGDLLVVYDGVGDTPHGYGLVKMDRDSKLIWKYLERGHHDIDIAPDGRVFTLTHAITHHVIEKATFLQPPRIDDYLVELSPEGKQLKKIPLLETFVNSPFRGMLDIVPWYLLDAGDFLHTNGVDYVTAEMAAVFDFAKEGQVLISMREPGALALIDLEQEKMSWAIRGPWIGQHDPDMLPNGHFLLFDNNGHFGPGGRSKILEFDPKTYEVSWSYTGTEDKPFHSVIRGVQERLANGNTLISDAQNGRMLEVTPDNRIAWEYMNPERRGDKDAYIPIISGAHRVDPTMLDADFRNTLKTPQGG